A genomic stretch from Fusarium musae strain F31 chromosome 9, whole genome shotgun sequence includes:
- a CDS encoding hypothetical protein (EggNog:ENOG41~BUSCO:EOG09264T0J), translating to MNILEWAFGKRMTPAERLRKNQRMLDKAIRELDQMRVKLEKQEKTLIQQIKTSAKNGQMGACKIQAKDLVRTRRYVEKFYSMRSQLQKISLRLQTYRTNEQMMQAMKGATMALGSMNKSMNLPQLQRIAMEFERENDIMDQRQEMMDDAIDDAMDVGIEEEGDEVVEQVLEEIGVDFNQALGETPTALGTAAVPEGKIAQAVGGGGGGGGDPVDDDLQARLDSLRK from the exons ATGAAT ATCCTCGAATGGGCATTCGGAAAGCGCATGACGCCGGCGGAGCGTCTACGCAAGAACCAGCGCATGCTAGACAAGGCCATCCGTGAACTTGATCAGATGCGCGTTAAGCtggagaagcaagagaagaCCCTTATTCAACAAATCAAAACGAGCGCCAAGAATGGGCAGATGGGAGCTTGCAAGATTCAGGCCAAGGATTTGGTCCGTACGAGGCGATACGTTGAGAAGTTTTACAGCATGCGCAGTCAATTACAAAAGATTTCGCTCCGCCTTCAG ACATACAGAACGAACGAGCAGATGATGCAGGCTATGAAGGGCGCTACCATGGCATTGGGAAGCATGAATAAATCAATGAATCTTCCCCAGCTTCAACGAATCGCCATGGAGTTTGAACGCGAAAACGATATCATGGACCAACGACAAGAGATGATGGACGATGCCATTGATGATGCCATGGACGTGGGaatcgaagaagaaggcgacgaGGTGGTAGAGCAAGTCTTGGAAGAGATTGGTGTGGACTTTAACCAGGCg CTCGGTGAAACACCTACCGCCCTGGGAACCGCAGCGGTACCTGAGGGTAAGATCGCTCAGGCGGTTGGTGGcggaggcggcggcggcggtgaTCCTGTTGACGACGACCTTCAAGCAAGACTGGACAGTTTGCGAAAATAG
- a CDS encoding hypothetical protein (EggNog:ENOG41~BUSCO:EOG09260RGH) has product MSQDYFSGNGKGKARLHQEPDSDGDNDHGYSDAPTSNHSSPPPTNSSSSRVQYMTVGNGMTSEHAARLQSMLDVDSGYGGSIAGDDRSMSSAAAWDMAMHHDRPASGAVHQMWYNAHRATLGRSINKVLELLQNLQEMNASWPAHYPSVQRARRDSSEYSSRPAFAHAHTGMEGKGSSSFRNPGLRRAMTTFEDGSAEPSRAAETRSTPEPRLVSPQIAQEFSILKLDLKLGALHQTELVHSLEKSSIASLLDGKISSSIKHLLALRERIEDTASKVLITGDLNAGKSTFCNALLRRKVLPEDQQPCTAIFCEVLDARENSGVEEVHAVHKNVPYDRNDESTYDVFSLKELENIVIDNETYTQCKIYVKDSRSIDESLLNNGVVDIALIDAPGLNSDTTKTTAIFARQEEIDVVVFVVSAANHFTQSAKEFIWAAAAEKAYIFIVVNGFDVIRDKKRCEKMVLDQVAGLSPRTHKESSELVHFVSSNAIPVGPSPPGGPGGSGSSSGGSGDPGDGDDKGKGKDLDKVRDFEALEQSLRRFVLEKRARSKLAPARTYLLNILNDVNTLANVNQEVAQSELERVTQELKELEPQLESSRRAKTEVSESVDANVEETCKDVYDYTRNTLNSAILHSGSSHYDVPYPGIWNAFQYAEDLKEAMLSRIADSVSNCEEYARRKTVYGVNAIKQLGILHVGDEFQNLQFRPDVMFRRKRDALARQVDIPTELIDFVDWTTLLQRQEKFAGTGMALTVAGAVVPRMIGMNTWMDQAVTATRILSNENLRQLIIPGILVAAVAASAYVLQQIPNSLPPRLATKISTQLAELDYVHSNSSRISSSVRKVLRIPADNLRVGLDQSLKDLSAKREETIKVKGESERASRYFLNLIRQSDSERARVEGVDLETPPVGMH; this is encoded by the exons ATGAGCCAAGATTATTTCAGTGGTAACGGAAAGGGCAAGGCCCGACTGCACCAGGAGCCCGATTCTGATGGTGACAATGATCATGGCTATTCCGACGCGCCCACCAGCAACCACTCTTCTCCGCCACCCACAAACTCGTCCTCTTCTCGGGTCCAGTATATGACTGTCGGAAATGGTATGACATCTGAACATGCTGCCCGGCTTCAGAGCATGCTTGACGTCGACTCAGGCTACGGTGGAAGTATAGCTGGCGATGACCGTTCCATGAGTTCCGCCGCAGCATGGGATATGGCAATGCATCACGACCGACCTGCGTCGGGTGCTGTGCATCAGATGTGGTATAATGCCCATCGTGCTACCCTCGGTCGTTCCATCAACAAGGTGCTCGAACTGCTTCAAAATCTACAAGAAATGAACGCTTCCTGGCCCGCACATTATCCTTCCGTTCAACGAGCTCGCCGCGACTCCTCCGAATACTCCTCACGGCCCGCCTTTGCCCATGCCCACACGGGTATGGAAGGCAAAGGCTCGTCCTCTTTCCGAAACCCTGGTTTAAGACGTGCCATGACGACGTTCGAAGACGGTTCCGCCGAACCGAGTCGAGCCGCTGAGACTCGATCTACACCCGAGCCCCGACTTGTTTCACCACAAATTGCTCAAGAGTTCTCTATTTTGAAGCTCGACCTCAAGCTCGGTGCTCTTCACCAGACCGAGCTTGTGCATTCATTGGAAAAGAGCTCCATCGCATCGCTTCTCGACGGCAAAATTAGTTCCAGTATCAAACATCTACTAGCTCTCCGCGAACGAATCGAGGATACTGCAAGCAAGGTCCTTATCACAGGCGATCTCAATGCTGGCAAGTCAACTTTTTGCAATGCTTTGCTCCGTCGAAAGGTTCTTCCTGAGGATCAGCAGCCTTGCACTGCTATCTTTTGTGAGGTGCTGGATGCTAGGGAGAACTCTGGTGTGGAGGAGGTACATGCGGTGCATAAGAACGTGCCCTACGACCGAAACGATGAGTCGACCTACGATGTTTTCTCACTAAAGGAACTCGAGAACATTGTCATCGACAACGAGACTTACACTCAGTGCAAGATCTACGTCAAGGATAGCCGAAGCATTGACGAATCTCTCCTGAACAATGGCGTGGTGGATATTGCCTTGATCGACGCTCCCGGCCTGAATTCCGATACAACCAAAACGACTGCCATCTTTGCCCGACAGGAGGAGATCGATGTGGTCGTGTTCGTGGTTTCCGCCGCCAACCACTTTACCCAGTCTGCCAAAGAGTTTATttgggctgctgctgctgagaaggcctACATCTTCATTGTTGTGAACGGATTCGATGTGATCCGAGACAAAAAGCGATGTGAGAAGATGGTTCTTGACCAGGTTGCCGGTCTCAGTCCCCGAACCCACAAGGAGTCCTCCGAGCTTGTGCATTTCGTGTCCAGCAACGCCATCCCTGTCGGCCCCTCGCCTCCTGGCGGTCCTGGCGGCAGCGGTAGTTCAAGTGGAGGCAGTGGTGAtcctggtgatggtgatgacaaGGGTAAGGGTAAGGATCTTGACAAGGTGCGAGActttgaggctctggagcAATCGCTGCGAAGATTCGTGCTTGAGAAGCGTGCACGATCGAAGCTTGCACCTGCTCGAACATACCTGCTCAACATATTGAATGATGTCAACACCCTCGCAAATGTCAATCAGGAAGTTGCTCAATCGGAACTGGAGCGAGTGACCcaggagttgaaggagcTTGAACCTCAGTTGGAATCCAGTCGAAGGGCAAAGACCGAAGTAAGCGAGTCAGTTGATGCCAACGTTGAGGAAACATGCAAGGACGTCTACGACTACACTCGAAACACTCTTAACTCGGCCATTCTCCATTCTGGAAGCAGCCACTACGATGTACCCTACCCCGGTATCTGGAATGCTTTCCAATATGCAGAGGACCTCAAGGAAGCTATGCTGTCTCGCATCGCAGATTCTGTTTCGAACTGCGAAGAGTATGCTCGCAGAAAGACCGTGTATGGCGTCAATGCTATCAAGCAACTGGGTATCCTGCACGTTGGTGATGAGTTCCAGAATCTCCAATTCCGACCTGATGTTATGTTCCGACGCAAGCGAGATGCTCTTGCTCGCCAGGTCGATATTCCCACAGAACTGATCGACTTTGTCGACTGGACTACCTTGTTACAGCGACAGGAAAAGTTTGCTGGCACTGGTATGGCCCTTACAGTTGCCGGCGCCGTTGTGCCCCGGATGATTGGCATGAACACGTGGATGGACCAGGCTGTCACAGCAACTCGCATCTTGAGCAACGAGAACCTACGCCAGCTCATCATTCCTGGCATTCTCGTGGCTG CTGTTGCTGCCTCTGCTTATGTTCTGCAGCAGATTCCCAACTCCCTGCCTCCTCGCCTTGCTACAAAGATCTCGACTCAGCTTGCTGAGTTGGATTATGTTCACTCCAACTCCTCTCGCATCTCCTCTTCCGTTCGCAAGGTCCTACGCATTCCGGCTGACAACCTTCGGGTCGGCCTTGACCAAAGCCTCAAGGACTTGAGCGCAAAGCGAGAGGAGActatcaaggtcaagggcgAGAGTGAGCGCGCCTCTCGCTATTTCCTGAACCTCATCCGCCAGAGCGATAGTGAGCGCGCCAGGGTTGAAGGTGTTGACCTTGAGACTCCGCCAGTTGGCAtgcattga
- a CDS encoding hypothetical protein (EggNog:ENOG41): MGSNRKLTTLHRFFPLFSSYIYNLITDEESVRDTTKSVLKDFLNDGVCYLELRTTPRTTPQLSAEQYISTLLDVVSSFESQNPQLHTRLILAVDRRHTPEQAASTLELALTYREQGVVGLDLCGDPTARPAGEISVFTPVFLEAKKKGLGITVHFAEAEVSGSKEELNTLLSWEPGRLGHVIWEDEETKREIAKRGLCLELCLSCNVRAGMVLGGFEGHHFGHWRGVNGPKISLSVSY; the protein is encoded by the coding sequence ATGGGAAGCAACAGGAAGCTGACTACACTTCACAGATTCTTCCCGCTCTTCAGCAGTTAcatatataaccttatcaCGGATGAGGAATCTGTTCGAGACACAACAAAATCTGTATTGAAAGACTTTCTTAATGATGGCGTCTGttatcttgagcttcgaaCAACACCACGCACCACGCCTCAGCTCTCAGCAGAGCAGTACATCTCAACTCTCCTTGATGTGGTCTCGTCATTTGAGTCTCAGAACCCTCAACTGCACACTCGCTTGATCCTCGCTGTTGATCGACGACATACCCCTGAGCAGGCTGCTTCcacccttgagcttgctcTGACATACCGTGAGCAGGGAGTCGTTGGCTTGGATCTCTGCGGTGATCCAACAGCGAGGCCAGCAGGCGAGATAAGTGTCTTCACACCTGTGTTCCTAGAGGCCAAAAAGAAAGGCTTAGGGATTACGGTACACTTTGCCGAAGCTGAGGTGAGTGGGTCGAAAGAGGAGTTAAACACGCTGCTCTCTTGGGAACCAGGCAGGCTTGGACATGTGATTTGGGAGGACGAAGAGACCAAGAGGGAGATTGCAAAGAGAGGGCTGTGTCTCGAGTTATGCCTGAGCTGCAATGTCAGAGCCGGGATGGTGTTGGGCGGCTTCGAGGGCCACCACTTTGGGCACTGGAGAGGTGTCAACGGCCCCAAGATCTCACTCAGCGTAAGTTACTGA
- a CDS encoding hypothetical protein (EggNog:ENOG41), with amino-acid sequence MVTLTEVEDEHFQHPQAGPDVEEDDDDYSDTDSEISNESDYDPSEETLAERLYALRDIVPPTTRSWISGKANTIGNAAWNVLSFSGKGAWVLTTSALFFGVPFALSFAEDQQLTAMEQEYNMRQSGSELLTVGSEQSTADQVGAALDGKPAQPSL; translated from the exons ATGGTTACTCTTACCGAGGTTGAGGACGAGCACTTCCAGCACCCTCAGGCTGGTCccgatgttgaggaggacgatgacgactACTCTGATACTG ACTCCGAGATTTCCAACGAGTCCGACTATGATCCTTCAGAAGAGACTCTCGCTGAGCGACTATACGCCCTGCGCGACATCGTCCCCCCAACTACTCGCTCATGGATCTCCGGCAAGGCCAACACCATCGGTAACGCTGCCTGGAACGTTCTCTCTTTCAGTGGCAAGGGCGCTTGGGTGCTCACCACCTCTGCCCTGTTCTTTGGTGTTCCCTTCGCTCTGTCTTTCGCCGAGGATCAACAGCTCACTGCTATGGAACAAGAGTACAACATGCGACAAAGCGGCAGTGAGCTTTTGACCGTTGGCTCCGAACAGAGCACCGCTGACCAAGTTGGCGCCGCCCTCGATGGCAAGCCTGCCCAACCTTCTCTGTAA